The following coding sequences lie in one Mucilaginibacter sp. KACC 22773 genomic window:
- a CDS encoding rhomboid family intramembrane serine protease gives MEYLIATPVASLIFAITLIVSVMAFYNQSLYGKLMLHPYNVSRGHYVYTIITSGFIHKDIMHLAFNMISFYYFAFALEAQIGHWQFALLYMVSLILSDMPSVLKHRENYSYYSLGASGAISAVVFGAILYYPTARMGIILLPVQIPAYIFGILYLVYCSYASKYSRDNINHDAHLYGALSGLLITILLNPPVLPSFIQQISAAIQSIGH, from the coding sequence ATGGAATACCTTATCGCAACACCTGTAGCATCTTTAATATTTGCAATAACGCTTATTGTTTCCGTAATGGCGTTTTACAATCAAAGCCTGTATGGTAAACTGATGTTGCATCCGTATAATGTATCGCGCGGACATTATGTTTATACCATTATTACCAGTGGTTTTATCCATAAGGATATAATGCACCTGGCATTTAATATGATATCGTTTTATTATTTTGCTTTCGCACTTGAAGCACAAATAGGACATTGGCAATTTGCGCTCCTATATATGGTAAGCCTTATTTTAAGCGATATGCCATCGGTACTAAAACACCGGGAAAATTATAGCTACTATAGTCTTGGGGCATCCGGCGCAATCAGCGCTGTAGTATTTGGAGCAATACTGTACTACCCCACAGCCAGGATGGGAATAATATTATTACCGGTTCAAATCCCCGCATATATATTTGGCATTTTATACCTGGTTTATTGCAGCTATGCGTCCAAATACAGTAGGGATAATATCAATCATGATGCACACCTTTATGGTGCATTAAGTGGTTTGCTGATTACAATTTTGCTAAACCCGCCTGTTCTTCCGTCGTTTATTCAACAAATCAGCGCGGCAATTCAATCAATTGGGCATTAA
- a CDS encoding M14 family zinc carboxypeptidase has protein sequence MRSFLSAILLFFVCISANAQLTPFELSKDKNYTATYAEVISYYQKVNKLYPQQMKMINYGTTDVGKPLTLIVLSKNGVFDPALIKKQDKRVLLINNGIHPGEPEGIDASMMLVRDLLKKNQLPMDVVICLIALYNIDGNLNRGQSRVSQNGPVAYGFRGNYRNLDLNRDFIKADSRNALAFTQILIAWKPEVFLDNHTSDGADYQYVMTLIETQKDKQNPILADYTSKTLTPYLYSHMKKSGYEMIPYGAGEEGLPDSGIVSFLETPRFATGFTAQHNIISYITETHMLKAFDKRVYATYDFMQHLIDINQRDAKLIGDLKKKADAAVISQKTFPLKWEVDMKTVDTITFKGYGAGYKTSDVSGLKRLYYDRSKPYTKVIKFYNTYKTTATADKPLAYIIPQAWGKVIDLFKLNGVKMQQLAHDTTLNLQMYYFGDIKTPTRPFEGHYLHSSVQLNPVDMAVKFYAGDYVVYTNQAINRYIVETLEPQGVDSFFAWNFFDSMLGEKEYFSDYVFEDKAADLLKKDPALKQKLDDAKTKDPQLANSAQAQLFFVYKNSPYFEKTYMRYPVGRILNDTKLDLK, from the coding sequence ATGAGATCATTTTTATCGGCTATACTTCTTTTTTTTGTTTGTATCAGTGCTAATGCCCAGTTAACGCCGTTTGAGCTCAGCAAGGATAAAAACTATACGGCTACCTATGCCGAGGTAATTAGTTACTATCAAAAGGTAAATAAACTGTATCCGCAGCAAATGAAAATGATTAATTACGGTACAACCGATGTGGGTAAACCGTTAACATTGATTGTGCTATCAAAAAATGGTGTTTTCGATCCCGCGCTGATAAAAAAACAGGATAAACGCGTATTGCTTATCAACAACGGTATTCACCCCGGCGAGCCGGAAGGAATTGATGCCAGCATGATGTTGGTGCGCGATCTGCTTAAAAAGAACCAGTTGCCAATGGATGTTGTGATTTGTTTAATTGCGCTTTATAACATCGATGGCAACCTTAACCGCGGCCAAAGTCGTGTAAGCCAAAACGGACCGGTAGCCTATGGCTTCCGTGGCAACTACCGCAACCTTGATTTAAACCGTGACTTTATTAAAGCTGATAGCCGCAACGCGCTTGCTTTTACACAGATATTAATCGCCTGGAAACCGGAAGTGTTTTTAGATAACCACACCAGCGATGGGGCCGACTATCAGTATGTGATGACACTGATAGAAACCCAGAAAGACAAGCAAAACCCGATACTGGCCGATTATACCTCGAAAACATTAACACCCTACCTTTATAGCCACATGAAAAAAAGCGGCTATGAGATGATTCCTTATGGCGCAGGTGAAGAAGGCCTGCCAGACTCGGGTATCGTGAGCTTTTTGGAAACGCCCCGGTTTGCAACCGGCTTTACTGCCCAGCATAACATCATCAGCTATATTACCGAAACCCATATGTTAAAAGCCTTTGACAAACGGGTTTATGCAACGTATGATTTTATGCAGCATTTGATTGACATAAATCAGCGTGATGCTAAACTGATTGGCGACCTGAAGAAAAAAGCCGATGCGGCCGTTATCAGCCAAAAAACATTCCCCTTAAAATGGGAGGTGGATATGAAAACTGTGGATACCATCACCTTTAAAGGGTACGGAGCCGGCTACAAAACCAGCGATGTAAGCGGGCTAAAACGCTTGTATTATGACAGGAGTAAGCCTTACACCAAAGTTATTAAATTTTACAATACCTATAAAACAACCGCGACAGCTGATAAGCCCCTGGCTTACATAATACCACAGGCATGGGGTAAAGTGATAGACCTTTTTAAGCTGAATGGTGTAAAAATGCAGCAACTGGCACATGATACCACGTTAAACTTGCAGATGTATTACTTTGGCGATATTAAAACACCAACACGCCCGTTTGAAGGCCATTACCTGCATAGCAGTGTGCAATTAAACCCCGTTGATATGGCCGTGAAATTTTATGCAGGCGATTACGTTGTATATACCAACCAGGCCATTAACCGGTATATTGTAGAAACATTGGAACCACAGGGTGTTGATTCATTTTTTGCCTGGAACTTTTTTGATTCGATGTTGGGCGAAAAGGAATACTTTTCGGACTATGTTTTTGAAGATAAAGCCGCCGACCTGCTAAAGAAAGATCCCGCCCTGAAACAAAAGCTGGATGATGCCAAAACAAAAGACCCGCAACTGGCCAACAGCGCGCAGGCGCAGCTGTTTTTTGTATATAAAAATTCGCCTTACTTTGAAAAAACATACATGCGCTACCCGGTAGGCCGCATTTTAAACGATACTAAACTCGACCTTAAATAA
- a CDS encoding MmcQ/YjbR family DNA-binding protein yields MNVEELRDYCLQKPGTTEGLPFGEETLVFKVAEKIFLLIGLTEGNRFNVKCDPELAIELRERYPEVIPGYHMNKKLWNTVYMDGSLTRRQLCEMIDHSYEQVVKSLSKKLQAELSDLT; encoded by the coding sequence TTGAACGTAGAGGAATTGCGCGATTATTGCCTGCAAAAGCCAGGTACCACCGAAGGCCTGCCCTTTGGCGAGGAAACCCTTGTGTTTAAAGTTGCCGAAAAGATATTCCTGTTGATTGGCCTTACAGAAGGCAACCGCTTTAACGTGAAATGCGACCCCGAACTTGCCATTGAACTGCGCGAGCGTTATCCGGAGGTAATCCCCGGCTATCATATGAATAAAAAATTATGGAACACGGTTTATATGGATGGCTCTTTAACCCGCAGGCAGCTTTGCGAAATGATTGACCACTCTTATGAGCAGGTGGTAAAAAGTTTATCAAAAAAACTGCAGGCAGAGCTCTCGGATTTAACATAG